One Candida dubliniensis CD36 chromosome 1, complete sequence genomic region harbors:
- a CDS encoding ADP-ribosylation factor-like protein, putative (Similar to S. cerevisiae ARL3;~Similar to S. cerevisiae ARF1), whose amino-acid sequence MFHLASSLYTQYTKREQYNILILGLDNAGKTTFLEHLKLLYSSSTESANKSQQSKNSTTGDEQPRSTADIIKSKRILPTVGQNTTTIKFESKDSDSPLASQFKNINLKFWDLGGQKSLRNMWSRYFKQCHGIIFIIDSTDTERFQECYETLIDIAHDDTWMQIDDENNSNVDGTVNVPILMMANKQDLPQAVDLVSLKTGVFIKLVSELEATDSKLLPVSVLENQGLQESLEWLVTRLIYNKRNKKPEYK is encoded by the coding sequence ATGTTTCATCTAGCATCGTCATTATACACTCAATACACCAAAAGAGAACAATATAATATTCTTATTTTAGGATTGGACAATGCAGGGAAAACAACGTTTCTAGAACATTTAAAATTACTATATTCGTCCTCGACAGAATCAGCAAACAAGAGCCAACAATCCAAGAATTCAACTACAGGTGACGAACAACCCAGATCAACGGCAgatattatcaaatctaAACGGATTTTACCCACAGTTGGCCAAAACACAACAACCATAAAGTTCGAGTCCAAAGATTCCGATTCACCCTTGGCATCGCAATTCAAAAAcattaatttgaaattttgggATCTAGGGGGGCAGAAATCATTGCGAAATATGTGGTCCCGATACTTTAAGCAATGTCATGgcattatatttataattgattCTACTGATACTGAGCGGTTTCAGGAATGCTATGAAAcattgattgatattgCACATGATGATACGTGGATGCAAATTGACGATGAAAACAACAGCAACGTCGATGGAACAGTAAATGTACCAATATTAATGATGGCAAATAAGCAAGACCTACCGCAAGCTGTAGATTTGGTGTCTCTTAAGACAGGGGTATTTATCAAGTTAGTTAGTGAGTTGGAAGCTACCGATTCGAAATTGTTACCAGTTTCCGTTTTAGAGAATCAAGGATTACAAGAAAGTTTGGAATGGTTAGTGACACGATTGATTTACAACAAACGTAACAAAAAGCCTGAGTATAAGTGA
- a CDS encoding 26S proteasome non-ATPase, regulatory subunit, putative (Similar to S. cerevisiae NAS2;~Similar to Mus musculus PSD9), whose translation MTVDESDINGSFQGLMKSLNLDNEQFKEYDDIDFESLNFTQLSQVKQEIESQLNTLFDLLRHKYNADMDTPLVTPDGFPRSDLDVVTIRLLRIRIIRLRNDDRKVIHLLDDRMVQEFAVRRENNKKIEEEEESTSSSTSRYQIPFAQVREVVPGGPAFNSGLKEGDQIIVFDNDIHATNNNKLGSLVSRVRSKQNEEINLDLKRGQERITLKLIPSDDWDGQGLLGCRLIPI comes from the coding sequence ATGACAGTAGATGAGCTGGATATCAATGGTTCTTTTCAAGGTTTAATGAAATCCTTGAATTTGGATAATGAACAATTTAAGGAGTATGACGATATCGATTTTGAGTCCCTTAATTTTACACAACTTTCACAGGTCAAACAGGAGATAGAGAGTCAGTTAAAtacattatttgatttattgagACACAAGTACAATGCGGATATGGATACTCCATTGGTTACACCAGATGGATTTCCTAGAAGCGATCTTGATGTGGTCACTATTCGTTTATTACGAATCCGAATAATTCGATTGAGAAATGACGACAGAAAAGTTATACATTTATTAGATGATAGGATGGTCCAAGAATTTGCTGTCAGAAGagaaaataacaaaaaaatcgaagaagaagaagagcTGACTTCATCCTCTACATCAAGATACCAGATACCATTTGCACAAGTGCGAGAAGTGGTCCCTGGTGGGCCTGCTTTTAATTCAGGATTGAAAGAGGGCGAccaaataattgtttttgataatgaCATTCATgctactaataataataagttAGGTAGTTTGGTGTCAAGAGTACGTTCGAAGCAAAATGAGGAGATTAATCTTGACTTGAAACGAGGCCAAGAGAGGATCACTTTGAAACTAATTCCTTCTGATGATTGGGACGGCCAAGGTTTATTAGGATGTCGTTTAATACCTATATAG
- a CDS encoding AP-1 transcriptional activator, putative? has protein sequence MPAKGPNIIPKQAPSPIAIAGSPPSSSASTPRSAASPPVSVNTKSSNNNTIVPRQVMSIQTSKEWVLPPRPKPGRKPSVDTPASKRKAQNRAAQRAFRERRATRVQELEQKLMEVEKERDIKEMALVNTINKLKVENQFLVKNLEQLKGEMNQIKQSYSRSQQQLISKPSPAEAAAGAQQIKPSFSFASNSASSNHPSPSHHNSISPTGSSYSVQQISPAPSTDSPPNSYNINNDSYRQFQSTLTPIPSNNTPDKPISATDVANFDCGVCPKEECLCESVGLKEPTKDKAEDAKKQLQNQINSFKPMPAVSLSRKRKIKSTDEEQEIDFTKQFSSRTKPMPDLKKLKKTTLSHETETETASTFNEDSPVDNCGFCSDDTPCVCREAAKEAAKLNEYLNNPHQSSIIEEEISEQAKTLPPLQTNNSNHNFSKSALPVMHPGPTVEIREFTNINTVPNVLPASKNENEPDSSGKDSSSDSGCTGNPGTCRQCQMDPMSTLFCTTVASRSTKTGSVSSTRQSISRTNSKTSISIDSLNNPQSPIPPPLLANNKTNSGGSSAATPTPTTPSHSSSVSSNSGIFIPCSDAYKTLSRHKKFNSVDFTTLVGKLTTRGMQVEVQSVANVLRELDRRLYN, from the coding sequence ATGCCCGCCAAAGGTCCCAATATTATACCAAAACAGGCGCCATCCCCTATTGCGATAGCAGGATCACCACCTTCTTCCTCTGCATCAACACCAAGAAGTGCAGCCAGTCCACCAGTGAGTGTGAATACCAAATcatcaaacaacaataccaTAGTGCCACGTCAAGTGATGTCGATCCAAACTTCAAAGGAATGGGTTCTCCCACCAAGACCAAAACCTGGAAGAAAACCAAGTGTCGATACACCAGcatcaaaaagaaaagccCAAAATAGAGCAGCACAGAGAGCATTCAGAGAGAGAAGAGCAACCAGAGTACAAGAATTAGAACAAAAACTAATGGAAGTTGAAAAGGAAAGGGATATCAAAGAAATGGCATTAGTAAACACTATAAACAAGTTAAAGGTAGAGAACCAGTTTTTAGTTAAAAATTTGGAACAATTAAAAGGCGAAATGAaccaaataaaacaatCCTATTCTCGTTCACAACAACAGCTAATATCGAAACCATCACCAGCAGAAGCTGCTGCTGGTGCACAACAAATCAAGccttcattttcatttgcAAGCAACCTGGCCTCTAGTAACCATCCTTCTCCTTCTCACCACAATAGCATATCACCAACAGGCTCGTCATACTCTGTACAACAGATTTCTCCAGCACCATCTACCGATCTGCCACCAAATTCGTACAACATAAACAATGACTCATATAGACAATTTCAGTCAACTTTGACTCCTATTCCCAGCAACAATACTCCTGATAAACCTATAAGTGCCACTGATGTAGCTAACTTTGATTGTGGTGTGTGTCCAAAGGAAGAGTGTCTTTGTGAATCAGTGGGTTTAAAAGAGCCAACAAAAGACAAAGCAGAAGACGCTAAAAAGCAACTTCagaatcaaattaattctttcaaGCCAATGCCAGCAGTTTCTTTATCGAGAAAAcgcaaaataaaatcaactGATGAAGAACAAGAGATTGATTTCACTAAACAATTTAGTCTGAGAACAAAACCAATGCCTgacttgaaaaaattgaagaagacaACTCTTTCTCATGAAACTGAAACTGAAACTGCATCTACTTTTAATGAGGATTCTCCAGTTGATAATTGTGGATTTTGTTCTGATGATACTCCCTGTGTATGTCGTGAAGCTGCCAAAGAAGCAGCTAAATTGAATGAGTACTTGAACAACCCTCACCAATCGCTgataattgaagaagagaTACTGGAACAAGCCAAGACATTACCACCTTTACAAACCAACAACTCAAACCACAATTTCAGTAAGTCGGCGCTACCGGTAATGCATCCTGGTCCAACTGTGGAAATCCGTGAATTCACAAACATTAATACTGTACCAAATGTGTTACCAGCTTCTAAAAACGAAAATGAACCGGATTCTCTGGGTAAGgattcttcttctgatAGTGGTTGCACTGGTAATCCAGGAACATGTCGCCAATGTCAAATGGATCCAATGTCTACATTATTTTGTACTACTGTCGCTAGTCGAAGCACAAAAACAGGTTCTGTTTCTTCAACAAGACAATCAATATCAAGAACAAATTCAAAGACATCAATATCGATTGATTCTTTAAATAACCCTCAAAGTCCAATACCCCCTCCATTACTAGCAAACAATAAAACCAACAGTGGGGGCTCAAGTGCAgcaacaccaacaccaacaacacCATCCCACTCATCATCTGTTCTGAGCAATAGTGGTATTTTCATTCCGTGCTCAGATGCTTATAAGACTTTATCTCGTCATAAAAAGTTCAATTCAGTTGATTTCACAACTTTAGTTGGTAAATTAACAACAAGAGGAATGCAAGTTGAAGTGCAATCTGTGGCCAATGTGTTACGAGAGTTGGATCGAAGATTATATAATTAG
- a CDS encoding dolichyl-diphosphooligosaccharide-protein glycosyltransferase beta subunit precursor, putative (Similar to S. cerevisiae WBP1;~Similar to C. albicans WBP1), whose protein sequence is MLKQLYFFLVCLLWTTVNASHFETEHALVLYDPELFPLNDTSSLTPEVAQFIEYLSDKFDVKISDYNSDEINLFFDDYPRYEHLVLFPSSKKTIKSKEALSSHKLLRFINENSNIFVVGGSQSVLPDGLRGFLNELGIFPSPKNYKYIDHFNSKRGIVQLTHDNVVKGNRLIDELSTTNYDGNAALISNNELIFPIVRCSATGYTNKVGEAIDADKTWTFGEQGYLAVGLEALNNARLVWVGSSSLLAEPQLYKWCFQQQGKLKLQFVEHIKADEPSKPNPHLYRIKDQAIYTIGVSEFVDGKWVPFEVKNEEDQLQLSFKMLDPYQRLNLKPLGPVSATSNSTELDTYAYFVNFTVPDHHGMFTFELDYKRAGLSYLVDKRVVTVRHLANDEFKRSWDISNSWLYVASAVFVIIAWFVFVVSYIYVGKSNYSKKNV, encoded by the coding sequence ATGTTGAAACAATTATACTTCTTTTTAGTGTGTTTATTATGGACAACTGTCAATGCGTCACATTTTGAGACTGAACATGCATTGGTATTATATGATCCAGAATTGTTTCCATTAAATGATACAAGCTCTTTGACTCCAGAAGTTGCCCAATTCATAGAGTATTTGTCTGATAAGTTTGATGTGAAGATCAGTGATTACAATAGCGAcgaaatcaatttgttttttgatGACTACCCTCGTTACGAACATCTTGTGTTGTTTCCTTCATCAAAGAAAACTATTAAATCTAAAGAAGCATTAAGTCTGCATAAATTATTGCGAttcattaatgaaaatagtaacatttttgttgttggtggatCGCAAAGTGTTTTACCAGATGGATTGAGGGGGTTTTTAAATGAACTTGGTATTTTCCCATCACCAAAGAATTATAAGTATATTGATCATTTCAACAGCAAAAGAGGTATTGTTCAATTAACTCATGATAATGTTGTCAAAGGAAATAGgttaattgatgaattgtcTACAACAAACTACGATGGTAATGCTGCTTTGATTTCGAACAATGAATTAATCTTCCCCATTGTTAGATGTTCAGCCACTGGTTACACCAACAAAGTGGGCGAAGCAATTGATGCTGACAAAACATGGACTTTTGGTGAACAAGGTTATTTGGCAGTTGGTTTGGAAGCTTTGAATAACGCCAGACTAGTTTGGGTTGGATCTAGCTCCTTGTTGGCAGAACCTCAATTGTATAAATGGTGTTTCCAACAACAGggtaaattgaaattgcaATTCGTGGAGCACATTAAAGCCGACGAACCAAGTAAACCAAACCCACATTTATACAGAATCAAAGATCAAGCGATTTACACCATTGGAGTATCCGAATTTGTTGATGGAAAGTGGGTTCCATTTGAAGTTAAAAACGAAGAGGATCAGTTGCAATTGTCGTTCAAGATGTTAGATCCTTACCAAAGATTGAACTTGAAACCACTAGGTCCAGTGAGTGCTACCAGTAACAGCACAGAATTAGATACATATGCATACTTTGTTAACTTCACTGTTCCTGACCATCACGGTATGTTTACCTTTGAATTGGACTACAAGAGAGCTGGGTTATCCTATCTAGTTGACAAAAGAGTGGTGACTGTGAGACATTTGGCAAACGATGAATTCAAAAGATCATGggatatttcaaattcctGGTTATACGTTGCAAGTGCTGTGTTTGTAATTATTGCATGgtttgtatttgttgtttcttaCATTTATGTTGGCAAATCAAActattccaaaaaaaatgtataG
- a CDS encoding conserved hypothetical protein (strong N-terminal homology with phosphofructo-kinase, ScPFK26) has product MTHTERPKVTFEFFDNTSHSMQRNKLKQLPPLSTDVEASSSPHSPSGADLRFISSSSSINSLFDSVPLYSRTASTTTITPILSRHDSNPAFKNNYHNLLHHPTIQELDFTQTIDLKLRQHQSCTTSVQPKEKLILLLVGLPASGKSTICKQFQQFINENSEYNAQIYNAGDVRRRRSASEFNDAQFFDPNNEQGKKDRELYATITVNNMINDLQSNVIDVGFLDATNTTLERRQRMINLISEQVPNGRIVIFDVQCNNQKLLEYNISGKSENNDYKNKDYTTAINDFKQRAINYKKIYKPITDKELDSYGDKVDMYMKCENGGQQFEFSHIHHADTWYYKILSDFKNNYKLSEVYRELLGQ; this is encoded by the coding sequence ATGACACACACAGAACGACCAAAAGTAACCTTTGAATTTTTCGATAATACTAGCCACTCAATGCAACGAAATAAACTTAAACAACTACCACCATTATCCACAGACGTCGAGGCCAGCTCGAGTCCACATAGTCCTTCGGGCGCCGACTTGAGATTCATAAgctcatcatcatctataAATTCCTTATTTGACTCAGTACCATTATATAGCAGAACAGCTTCAACAACGACCATAACACCAATATTATCAAGACATGATTCCAATCCTGCATTCAAAAACAACTATCACAACCTATTACACCACCCAACCATACAAGAATTAGATTTCACTCAAACCATAGATTTGAAACTACGTCAGCATCAATCTTGTACAACATCTGTTCaaccaaaagaaaagctAATACTTTTGTTAGTTGGATTACCTGCCAGTGGGAAATCAACCATTTGcaaacaatttcaacaatttatcaatgaaAACAGCGAATATAATGCACAAATCTACAATGCCGGTGACgttagaagaagaagatctGCCAGCGAATTTAATGATGCCCAATTTTTCGATCCAAATAATGAACAAGGTAAAAAAGATCGTGAATTATATGCCACCATAACTGTCAACAACATGattaatgatttacaaTCAAATGTTATTGATGTTGGCTTTTTGGATGCAACTAATACCACATTAGAAAGAAGACAAAGAATGATCAACTTAATCAGTGAACAAGTTCCAAATGGAAGAATAGTAATATTTGATGTTCAATGTAATAATcagaaattattagaatatAATATCAGTGGTAAATCAGAAAACaatgattataaaaataaGGATTATACTACCGCcatcaatgattttaagCAACGAGCAATCAATTACaagaaaatttacaaaCCAATAACAgataaagaattggatAGTTATGGAGATAAAGTTGATATGTATATGAAATGTGAAAATGGTGGTCAACAATTTGAGTTTTCACACATTCATCATGCCGATACTTGGTATTATAAGATTTTGTCTGATTTtaaaaacaattacaaattaAGTGAGGTTTATAGGGAGTTATTGGGtcaataa
- a CDS encoding prefoldin subunit, putative (Similar to C. albicans GIM4;~Similar to S. cerevisiae GIM4), with product MSTPKATGTDEQKSQILQQEYNRYQELIAELDSQLSTISSQLQEHLIVDQSLTSISPEKREGRKCFKMIGGVLVEKSIDEVIKILNGEITQLKNERERLNKELTDNRKKLESWITTNKIKIVKG from the coding sequence ATGTCGACACCAAAAGCTACAGGAACAGACGAACAAAAGTCACAAATCttacaacaagaatatAACAGATACCAAGAATTAATAGCGGAACTAGACTCCCAATTGAGTACCATATCATCGCAATTACAGGAGCATCTTATAGTGGATCAATCATTAACATCAATTTCTCCTGAGAAAAGAGAGGGCCGTAAATGTTTCAAAATGATAGGTGGAGTATTGGTTGAAAAAAGTATTGATGAGGTGatcaaaattttgaatgGAGAAATCactcaattgaaaaacgAACGTGAAAGACTAAACAAAGAGTTGACTGATAATAggaaaaaattggaaagtTGGATAACtacaaataaaatcaaaattgtcAAAGGTTAA